The Bdellovibrio bacteriovorus W nucleotide sequence CATCGTTAAACGTCCCATATGCTCCGCTGTGCGGTCTCCACGCAGACGCGCCACCCAACCATGAGCAAACTCATGGAAACAGAGTGCAAAAAGGAAAGGAATAAAGTAAATGCCTATTTTGGCGCCAATTTCTATCAAATCCATACGGCCCTCACGCTAAATCACACCTAGACCCTTGTCTAGTATGTCGAATAACTTGCTTATATAAAGTGCACCCATCCTAACACGGTCCGTTATAGGAATGTCCTTCGCTTTTTCCTACGCTTGAATAAATTGACTTATGAATATATTTTCAGGCCCTGTTTTAAACAACTCGATGGGAGAAACTATGTCTGACGTTAATGCACGTCCTGCGCTTACAATGTTATCAGAAGATGAACTTGCTTTCCGTGATGCTGTTCGCGCCTTTGCTGAATCTGAAATTAAACCTCTTGTGACACAGATGGACGAAAAAGCCCAGATGGACCCAAGCGTGATCCGTAAGCTTTTTGAAATGGGCTTGATGGGCATTGAAACTCCAGAGCAGTACGGTGGAGCGGGTTCAACTTTCACAATGGCTTGCTTGGCTGTTGAAGAAATTGGCCGCGTTGATGGTTCTGTTTCTGTTCTTGTCGACGTTCAAAACACTTTGACGACAAATGCATTCCTTAAATGGGGTACAGAAGCACAAAAAGAAAAGTACCTTGGTAAAATGGCTTCTGAATGGGTAGGCGCTTACGCTCTTTCCGAGTCTTCATCTGGCTCTGATGCTTTCGCTTTGAAATTAAAAGCAGAAGACAAAGGCGACAAATGGGTTCTGAACGGATCTAAACTTTGGATCACAAACGGTAACGAAGCTGATGTATTCATCTGCTTTGCAAATATCGATATGGCTAAAGGCTATAAAGGTATCACAGCGTTTATCGTTGAAAAATCATTCCCAGGCTTCAAAGTTGGTAAGAAAGAAGACAAGCTAGGTATCCGTGCTTCTTCAACTTGCGAATTGCTATTTGAAAACTGTGAAGTACCTAAAGAAAACGTACTTGGCGAAGTTGGCAAAGGCTATAAAATTGCTATCGAAACATTGAACGAAGGCCGCATCGGTATCGGCGCACAAATGATCGGTATAGCTCAAGGTGCTTACGAAGCTGCTTTGGGATATGTTAAGGGCCGCGAGCAGTTCGGTAAACCTATTGCTCACTTCCAAGGTGTTCAGTTCCAACTTGCAGAAATGCGCACTGAGCTTGAAGCAGCTCGCTTGTTAGTTTACAACGCTGCTCGCTTAAAAGACGCTGGTGAAGATTTCATCGAATCTGCAGCTATGGCGAAACTTTACTCTTCAAGAGCTGCTGAGAAAATCACTTCTCTAGCAATTGATCTTTTCGGCGGAAACGGTTTCACAAAAGAATACCCTGTTGAAAAATTCTGGAGAGATGCAAAAATCGGCCAGATCTACGAAGGAACTACAAATATGCAGCTTCAAACAATCGCTAAGATTGAGCTGGATAAGTAATCCGACCTTATTTTGACTCTAAAAAAGAGGGAGCATTTCTCCCTCTTTTTTTTGCCTTTTTTACGGCTACACTAAATCCATGAAAAAAACGGCACTTCTTAGTTTGAGCATCGTGACTCTTTTTATCCCTACCTTTGCGAAAGCAAACTCGCCCCCTCAAAAGGTCGAAAATATTTTTCGTTTCCATCTGGCATCCGAACCTTCAAGTCTTGACCCCAACAAACAACGATCTGCAACTTCAAGTTTCATTCTTTCGAATCTTTATAGAAATTTATTCTACTACTCTAACGACAAAGGCTTAGTTGCTGACCTTGCTGAATCCTGCCAACGCGATTCTAAAAACCGCCTTATCTGTAAGTTGAAAGACATAAAGTGGAGCGATGGCACGCCCCTTACAGCCAATGACTTTCTAAAAACTTATCAAAAGATTCTTGATGTAAAGACTTCAGCTCCTCGAGCAGATCTTCTTTTTAAAATAAAAAATGCGGAAGAAATTTACCAAGGAAAGCTCCCGTTAAAATCTTTGGGTATAGAAGCCTTAGATCAAAAAACATTACGTTACACATTTAAAAGTTTTGATTCAGAATTCGAGTTCAATCTCGCAAATAATATTCTAGCCCCCACAAAATCAGATCTCTCGGCTTTCACGGGGCCTTATCAGATGAAAGATTGGTCCAAAGGGAAAAGGATTTTACTGACTCCTAATTTTGAATACAAAGCAGGCCATCCTCAAAGACCTCCTGTTGAAGTACTTTTTATCGAAGAAGACAGCGTGGCTCTGCAACTTTATGAAAAAAGTGAATTGCACTACTTACGCCGATTACCCACTTTATTTATTCCTAAGTTCAAAACCCGCAAAGACTTTCACTTCTATCCAGTAATTCGCTTAGACTATTTGGGCTTTGGCTCTAAACTCGATAAAGAAGAAAACATTCGCAAAGCTTTAACCTATTCTTTAAATTATCCAGAACTGCAGAAAATATTCTCTTCTGAAGGCAGACCTGGATGCGCCGGCTTGCCAGACTCGTGGTTTCCAACAAAAGCCCCGTGCTTCGACTATGACTTAAAGAAGATACCTCAAGTGAAATCTTCGCCCTTGGTATTCGCTTTCTCAGCCCTTGGCGGAGAAGATCACAAGCGCGCCACAGAATGGATGCAAAACCAGTGGGCACGCCATGCTAAACTTCAAGTAAAACTTGAGGCGCGAGAAAATAAGGCCTTTGTGCTTTCTCTAGAAAACAATCCTCCTGACATTTTTCGCAAAGGAGTTGCTCCGGAAAGACCGACTTGTTTGGCGTCTTTAGAGATTTTCAGCAAAGGAAATCCTGAGAATTTTCTACGTAATAATTCGGAAGCATATGAGAAAATCGTCTCGGATTTGGCTCGCGCTCAGTCCGATTCAGAAAAGAAGCGGCTTTGCTTAGCAGGAATTGATTACCTCATGGAGCGCCATGCATTTATACCTCTTGGCGCTATTCATTTTTCTGCTCTAGTAAAACCACAATTTAAAGGCTGGAATTTGAATCAAATGAATCAGCTGGACTTGTCTGGACTTTACTTTAGCCCCTAAACTAGAAACCTATGACATCAGCAACTCAGTCCGTAGATATTCACAAAGACCAAATCATCTTTAACGAAGGTGACGTGGGCGACTGCGCCTACATCATCGAAAAAGGACGTGTCTTAGTTTATCTGAATAAAGATCAGGAAGATATTCCACTCACCATTCTTGGTGAAGGAGAGATCTTTGGCGAGATGGCACTGATGGATATGCAAACTCGCTCAGCTTCTGTGAGAGCTTTGGAAGACGTGCGTTTAGCAATCGTTACCAAACAACAAGTCCTTGAGCGCGTATCCACGGCGGATAAGGTTGTGCAACTTCTGATGCGTGTTTTACTCAAACGCCTTCGTCGCAATACCGGCAAGCTTCCACATCGTTTTGCTGAAGTGGAGTTTGAGAACTCAGGAGCTGGAGATGACGTCACACAGTCCACCCTGGAGCAAATCAAGCTTGAGAATCAAATCTTTCAAGCCTTCCAGCAAAAAGAATTTGAACTTTTCTATCAGCCGATTATTAATTTAAAGACCAAACAAATCGCTGGCTGCGAAGCTTTGCTTCGTTGGAACAGCCCCACGCGTGGCCTGGTTTCTCCGAATCTCTTTATTGATATCATCGAAAACTCATCCATGGTTATTCCCATTGGTCACTGGATTATCAATCAAGCTCTTAAAGACTTAAAGCAAATCCAAGAGCACCTTACACAAAAGGGAAAAAAGAAGTTAGCCGATGACTTCATGATGAGTATTAATATCTCTGGAAGGCAATTTACGCATTCTGATTTCGTAAATAACCTTGAAGATTTGCGTGAAAAACACGATCTTTCTCCAAGCAATATCAAGCTTGAGATGACTGAAAGAATCATGATGGATGGAGCGATCGCGCTTGAGGCCTTGAATCAATGCCGTAGCCTTGGTTATGCGATTTCTATTGATGACTTCGGAACAGGTTTTTCGAGTTTGCAATATCTTACACAGATGCCGATTAGCTTTCTAAAGATCGATCGTTGCTTTGTGATGAAGCTCTTAACAGACCCGAAATCAAAAGCCGTCGTCAGTTCGATCATCCATTTAGCCCACGCCATGGATATTGAAATTATCGCTGAAGGCATTGAGCAAAACGAAGAAAGTCTTGTCCTGGAAACACTAGGCGCTCGCTACGGGCAAGGATATCTTTTCTCTCGCCCTGTGGATTTAGGGCGCTTTATTCAGCAAGTTTAAAAAACTCCTTAAGACAAAGATCTTTACCCCGCCTTTTGTCTTAAAATGAAACATAATTTCTTATCAAGAATATCTCACAGTCCTCCGATAAGACCTATGTCTTAAGACCATTAACAAACTTAAGATCAATGGGGGTCATCTTATGGCTGACAACAAGTTTGAAAAACAAATTCCATCTAATGTCGTTTCTTTAGAGTCATCTCGCTGCGCTTGCGAAGGCTGCAAAAAGAAATCTGATAAAGCGGGGTTTTGCCCTGAGCACTTTGCGTGGTTTAAAGAAGGACTGATCACAAAAGATGGCGCGAAAGCTCCAGATTTTGACAAAAAATACTATCATTACTGCGCCCGCAAAGCTTCTTAAACTGTTCTGAAAACAATGAGATTCAAAGGCGACGTATCCACGTCGCCTTTTTTTATGGGATTTGCCCCCAAAAAGCGACCATCACGATCAAACCATATATGAAATATCTAAATCCGACACTGAGTGCCTCACGTAAAGCCATAGCTTCCTATCGGTGACAGCCTTTGCTAGCATAAGTCCTGAATCTCCGACCAAAGGGTTATAAATGAAAGCAGCACTCATCACAGGAGCCAGCGGTGGCATAGGCGCCGCAACGGCAATTGAATACGGAAAAAACGGATACTTTGTTTATCTTATGGGAAGAAACCGCGAAAACCTTGAACAGGTCGCTATGCGCTGTCGCTCAGGGGCCTCGATTGTTTCCTGCGATATCAACGACGATGCGGCTCTTCATAAGCGTCTGCAAGAAATGTTGACTGCAAAAATTCATAAAATCGAAGTCGTTGTTAACAATGCAGGAATTTTTAAAAACCAAACCACAGAAGAAAGCTCCGATGAAATGTGGTTGGAACAATTTAAAACAAACCTCTTTGCACCCGTTAAAATTATTCGCGCCTTTATCCCCTATTTTAAGGCTCAAGGAGGCGGTAGCATCGTCAACATAGGTTCAACCCTTGGGTCCAAGCCCACTGCGAATACGGCGGCTTATTCAGCCAGCAAAGCAGCCCTTATGAACTGGACACAAAGCCTTGCCCTTGAAGGTGGTCCTTTTAATATTCGCGCCAATGTTGTGAATCCCGGCATTGTTGATACCCCGATCCATAGTTTTCACACCTTGCCAGAGGATCAAAAGTCGGCAGCTCTTTCTTCAATGGCACACCTGCAACCTCTAGGAAGAATTGGGACACCTGAAGATGTTGCAAAGGCGGCCTATTTCCTAGGAAGCCCCGCATCCGCCTGGACAACAGGAGCTGTTCTATCAGTCGATGGTGGGATTAACATCACATGATCTTAGAAATCACTGAGATTTTCAGCAGCGCGCATTACTATGAACAAAAGCTTTGGGATGAAAAACAAAATCGCGAAGCTTTTGGGGCGTGTTATACCAAGTATGGCCACGGTCACAATTATAAAGTCATAGCGGGCTTTCAATTGGACGAGTCTGATTTATCAGAAAATTTTTTGAAAAATAGTCGTGATTCCTATCAAAACACCTTAGGAAAAATCTGCTCTGTTTTAGATCATCAGCATTTAAACTTTGATATTCAGGCCTTTGCTGATAAAAACCCTACAACGGAAAACATTGCACTTTATCTAAAGGAAGAGCTTTTAAAAGTGCTTCCGAGCAATGTATTGAAGTCCCTCCGTCTTTATGAGATGGATGACCTCTGGGTGGAGATTCAAATATGAGTGACGAAAAAGTACGACTTTCAAAATTGATGGCAGAGCGCGGGATCTGTTCTCGACGCGAAGCTGATGCCTATATTGAAAGAGGCTTGGTCCTTGTGGATGGAATCCGTATCGACCAACTGGGTACGAAGGTAGATCCTAAAGTGAAGATCACTCTTGAGGCTGATGCTCTCAAGCAGCAAAAGCGACTGGCGACGATTATTTTAAATAAACCTATTGGTTGGGTTTCTTCTCAACCAGAGCCACCCTATCTTCCTGCGATTAAGTTGATCACTCCTGAGAATCAATTCGGCGAAAGCAAACATCGCCTGCGCCCAGAACACCTGAAAGGACTGGCAGTAGCTGGCCGTTTAGATATTGATTCACAAGGCCTTTTACTTTTCACGCAAGATGGTCGAATTGCTAAAAAAATTATTGGTGAAAACTCTGAAATTAAAAAAGAATACATCGTGCGTGTTGAAGGTTTTTTACCAGATGATAAACTGAAACTTCTCAATCACGGCCTTTCCTTGGATGGAAAACCTCTGCGCCCCGCAAAAGTGGAATGGATTAACGAGCACCAGTTAAGATTTATTCTAAATGAGGGAAAAAAACGCCAAATCCGCCGTATGTGCGAAGCAGTGGGACTGAAAGTCACCGGTCTAAAGCGCGTGCGCATGGGAAATGTCCGTCTGGGTCAATTACCAGAGGGAAAATGGCGTTTTCTTGAAGAAGATGAAATAATTTAGTAAGATTTTTTATAAGAGCCTTTAACGGCTCTTATTCTTGTGGGCCCATGGTGAAGTTGGGATCATACGACAATGGCATTGTCGAGTCAGCGGTTCGATTCCGCTTGGGTCCACCAACTCTTTCTTCTAAAAAAATAAGACGCTACTATGATTGATATACTTATTATTCAACACGAGTCAGACACACCCCCTGGAACCACTTTAGAATGGGCCAAAGCACGTGGCTTATCGACAGCTACATGGCAGATCTCTGAAGCGACGACTCCTCCATTGAGCTTTGAAAATTTTAAAGCCTTAGTGGTCTGCGGTGGAAGTATGGATACCTTTGAAGAAGATCGGTTTCCGTGGCTTAAAATAGAAAAAGAGTTTCTCAAAAACTGCATTGATCTTAAGAAACCTATCTTCGGCCTGTGCTTAGGATCTCAACTCCTTGCTGAGGTACTTGGCGGCAAAGTCTATCCCATGAATAAATGGGAAGTCGGTTTTATTCCAGTTCAAATGATGGATCAAAGCAGCGAATACAATTTAAATGTGTTTCACTGGCACCAATGCACATTTGATCTACCGCCAACAGCAAAACTTATGGCGACGAATGATTTTTGCGCCAACCAAGCTTTTACTTTTGGTGAACGCATTGTCGCCACTCAATTTCATCCTGAATCCACTCGCGAGTGGATTCTAGAGTGTGCAGAGTCTGTGACTGAGGATCTTCAAGGTTTGGTTCAATCTAAAAATGACATTATTGCGAATCTAGCTCTTCAGGAACCTCTTAAAAATTGGTTCTTTCAAAAGCTAGATTCTTGGTTTGCTAGGGCGTAGTTGAAATTTACGAATTAGTGTAAAAAGACTCCGCGACAAAGTCGCGTGGCACCTGTGTTTCGCTGATGATCTCTGGAGACCAGTCTTAGAAATTCTGAATTTTCAAAAATCGTATATTGCTTTGTGAAGTAACCAAGCTTGCGTCTTTCGCCCGTCTCTTTATTCTCCACAAAGCTGCGCTGAACTTCTGAACGAGGTTCTATATCAATACCTGTCTGTCTTTTCACTTCGGCTTCAAATTCCGTGAAAAAATCACGTCCCCACTGGTCATAACTTGTGGAGCTTTTATGATCTCCGACAAAATCGATCCATGTCGGTGGCATATTACCATGTAAAGTACCTACGCCCATGCCTGGCTCTCCTTTGAGAACGTTTTTACTTTCCCAAATTCTTAAAATATCGGAACGGCGATTGGCTTGAAAAAAACTTTCATAAAGATACGCATCTCCAAAATCGCGAAGCACAATCTTACCTGTTGGTTTTTTATTCGCATCCAATTCCACTAAAAAGTTCTGAGAGTGAGGTGAATCATAACGAATCCCTGTCGCTACAAAAAACTCCGCCAGAGCCCTAGCAAGAGGTTTGTTATAGTGTTCGTTCCAAAAATGCGCGGGGTCTTTAGAGCCATTAGCTAAGGCTAGCTCTCTTCCCACTTGGTCATGCAAAACTGAAAACCCTGGCACGTAGCTCTTGCCCGAATGAGGAAGCCCCTCATAGGAGCGAACGATCATGCCCATATCGAAATTGAAAATACCAAAAGCGACGGGTTCATATAAAATTATAGAGTGCTGCAACGGTGGTTGAGTTTTTAATCTTTCAGCGACGTAGTCGGAAATTTTACGAATCTGAGCGGCATCATCCCATGTCTGCTGTTTGTCGGCCCAATAGCCTCCGGTGCGATCTGTAGAAGTTTTTAAAGAAAACTCAGCTCCACTGACTGGGTCCACGAGGATATAACTTCTGGAGGCTGTCATATAGCCTTCAAAGTGAGTTTTTTTAACGGGTTCAATATTATTGTGTCGT carries:
- a CDS encoding butyryl-CoA dehydrogenase (COG1960 Acyl-CoA dehydrogenases); this encodes MSDVNARPALTMLSEDELAFRDAVRAFAESEIKPLVTQMDEKAQMDPSVIRKLFEMGLMGIETPEQYGGAGSTFTMACLAVEEIGRVDGSVSVLVDVQNTLTTNAFLKWGTEAQKEKYLGKMASEWVGAYALSESSSGSDAFALKLKAEDKGDKWVLNGSKLWITNGNEADVFICFANIDMAKGYKGITAFIVEKSFPGFKVGKKEDKLGIRASSTCELLFENCEVPKENVLGEVGKGYKIAIETLNEGRIGIGAQMIGIAQGAYEAALGYVKGREQFGKPIAHFQGVQFQLAEMRTELEAARLLVYNAARLKDAGEDFIESAAMAKLYSSRAAEKITSLAIDLFGGNGFTKEYPVEKFWRDAKIGQIYEGTTNMQLQTIAKIELDK
- a CDS encoding ABC-type dipeptide/oligopeptide/nickel transport system protein (COG4166 ABC-type oligopeptide transport system, periplasmic component), with translation MKKTALLSLSIVTLFIPTFAKANSPPQKVENIFRFHLASEPSSLDPNKQRSATSSFILSNLYRNLFYYSNDKGLVADLAESCQRDSKNRLICKLKDIKWSDGTPLTANDFLKTYQKILDVKTSAPRADLLFKIKNAEEIYQGKLPLKSLGIEALDQKTLRYTFKSFDSEFEFNLANNILAPTKSDLSAFTGPYQMKDWSKGKRILLTPNFEYKAGHPQRPPVEVLFIEEDSVALQLYEKSELHYLRRLPTLFIPKFKTRKDFHFYPVIRLDYLGFGSKLDKEENIRKALTYSLNYPELQKIFSSEGRPGCAGLPDSWFPTKAPCFDYDLKKIPQVKSSPLVFAFSALGGEDHKRATEWMQNQWARHAKLQVKLEARENKAFVLSLENNPPDIFRKGVAPERPTCLASLEIFSKGNPENFLRNNSEAYEKIVSDLARAQSDSEKKRLCLAGIDYLMERHAFIPLGAIHFSALVKPQFKGWNLNQMNQLDLSGLYFSP
- a CDS encoding hypothetical protein (COG0664 cAMP-binding proteins - catabolite gene activator and regulatory subunit of cAMP-dependent protein kinases) produces the protein MTSATQSVDIHKDQIIFNEGDVGDCAYIIEKGRVLVYLNKDQEDIPLTILGEGEIFGEMALMDMQTRSASVRALEDVRLAIVTKQQVLERVSTADKVVQLLMRVLLKRLRRNTGKLPHRFAEVEFENSGAGDDVTQSTLEQIKLENQIFQAFQQKEFELFYQPIINLKTKQIAGCEALLRWNSPTRGLVSPNLFIDIIENSSMVIPIGHWIINQALKDLKQIQEHLTQKGKKKLADDFMMSINISGRQFTHSDFVNNLEDLREKHDLSPSNIKLEMTERIMMDGAIALEALNQCRSLGYAISIDDFGTGFSSLQYLTQMPISFLKIDRCFVMKLLTDPKSKAVVSSIIHLAHAMDIEIIAEGIEQNEESLVLETLGARYGQGYLFSRPVDLGRFIQQV
- a CDS encoding oxidoreductase (COG1028 Dehydrogenases with different specificities (related to short-chain alcohol dehydrogenases)); this translates as MKAALITGASGGIGAATAIEYGKNGYFVYLMGRNRENLEQVAMRCRSGASIVSCDINDDAALHKRLQEMLTAKIHKIEVVVNNAGIFKNQTTEESSDEMWLEQFKTNLFAPVKIIRAFIPYFKAQGGGSIVNIGSTLGSKPTANTAAYSASKAALMNWTQSLALEGGPFNIRANVVNPGIVDTPIHSFHTLPEDQKSAALSSMAHLQPLGRIGTPEDVAKAAYFLGSPASAWTTGAVLSVDGGINIT
- a CDS encoding 6-pyruvoyltetrahydropterin synthase (COG0720 6-pyruvoyl-tetrahydropterin synthase), producing MILEITEIFSSAHYYEQKLWDEKQNREAFGACYTKYGHGHNYKVIAGFQLDESDLSENFLKNSRDSYQNTLGKICSVLDHQHLNFDIQAFADKNPTTENIALYLKEELLKVLPSNVLKSLRLYEMDDLWVEIQI
- a CDS encoding pseudouridylate synthase (COG1187 16S rRNA uridine-516 pseudouridylate synthase and related pseudouridylate synthases); the encoded protein is MSDEKVRLSKLMAERGICSRREADAYIERGLVLVDGIRIDQLGTKVDPKVKITLEADALKQQKRLATIILNKPIGWVSSQPEPPYLPAIKLITPENQFGESKHRLRPEHLKGLAVAGRLDIDSQGLLLFTQDGRIAKKIIGENSEIKKEYIVRVEGFLPDDKLKLLNHGLSLDGKPLRPAKVEWINEHQLRFILNEGKKRQIRRMCEAVGLKVTGLKRVRMGNVRLGQLPEGKWRFLEEDEII
- a CDS encoding putative glutamine amidotransferase (COG0518 GMP synthase - Glutamine amidotransferase domain) produces the protein MIDILIIQHESDTPPGTTLEWAKARGLSTATWQISEATTPPLSFENFKALVVCGGSMDTFEEDRFPWLKIEKEFLKNCIDLKKPIFGLCLGSQLLAEVLGGKVYPMNKWEVGFIPVQMMDQSSEYNLNVFHWHQCTFDLPPTAKLMATNDFCANQAFTFGERIVATQFHPESTREWILECAESVTEDLQGLVQSKNDIIANLALQEPLKNWFFQKLDSWFARA